The Nocardioides humi genome includes a region encoding these proteins:
- a CDS encoding DUF2249 domain-containing protein translates to MNELPLSDVSGDCGCEEEHGDPVLDVRPVPHAIRHATVFGALSAIRSGRAMVLVAPHDPLPLLAQIADRENGAIEVSYLQRGPEAWRLRLARR, encoded by the coding sequence ATGAACGAGCTGCCCCTGAGTGATGTGTCCGGCGACTGCGGCTGCGAGGAGGAGCACGGCGATCCGGTCCTCGACGTGCGTCCGGTGCCCCACGCGATCCGTCATGCGACCGTGTTCGGCGCGCTGAGCGCCATCCGGTCGGGCCGGGCGATGGTGCTGGTGGCGCCGCACGACCCGCTGCCGCTGCTGGCGCAGATCGCCGACCGCGAGAACGGCGCCATCGAGGTCAGCTACCTCCAGCGCGGTCCGGAGGCCTGGCGGCTGCGCCTGGCACGCCGGTGA
- a CDS encoding cupin domain-containing protein encodes MDGTSLTALAEQQLETAREAHSGRAAVTVYGGHEHRLRQTLIALRAGTRLGEHDAPEEATLQVLDGEVALHAGSQVWNGSAGDHLTIPPQRHDLEALTDAAVLLTVAT; translated from the coding sequence ATGGACGGCACATCTCTGACCGCACTGGCGGAGCAGCAGCTCGAGACCGCGCGCGAGGCCCACAGCGGCCGCGCCGCCGTCACCGTGTACGGCGGCCACGAGCATCGGCTGCGGCAGACGCTCATCGCGCTGCGGGCGGGCACGCGTCTCGGCGAGCACGACGCGCCGGAGGAGGCGACCCTGCAGGTCCTCGACGGCGAGGTCGCGCTCCACGCGGGCTCCCAGGTGTGGAACGGAAGCGCGGGCGACCACCTCACGATCCCGCCGCAGCGCCACGACCTCGAGGCGCTGACCGACGCCGCGGTCTTGCTCACGGTCGCCACCTGA
- a CDS encoding ABC transporter ATP-binding protein, with product MSLSVACSHEYGAGRPALVEVDLTLRAGVTGLLGVNGAGKTTLLRVMSGGLRPSVGDAAVDGTSLYGRRRRQALSRVGYLPQHFDAPRRAKVGDVLRYLGWMRGLDTARARAAADRLLEVVGLADRADAPMGSLSGGMKRRVGFAQSLMADPEVLLLDEPTTGLDPEQRAAMRAVIAAQERAGVTVVSSHLIEDISTLADRLIVLEQGRVLFDDSMEAFRRTAEGTDEERFLRLLTTERRS from the coding sequence TTGTCGCTCTCGGTCGCCTGCAGCCATGAGTACGGCGCCGGGAGGCCCGCGCTCGTCGAGGTCGACCTCACGCTGCGGGCGGGGGTCACCGGCCTGCTCGGCGTCAACGGTGCGGGGAAGACCACCCTGCTCCGGGTGATGTCGGGCGGGCTGAGGCCGAGCGTGGGGGACGCGGCCGTCGACGGGACGTCCCTGTACGGCCGCCGCCGGCGGCAGGCGCTGTCCCGGGTCGGATACCTGCCGCAGCACTTCGACGCGCCCCGGCGCGCGAAGGTCGGGGACGTGCTGCGCTATCTCGGCTGGATGCGGGGTCTCGACACCGCCCGGGCGAGGGCGGCCGCCGACCGCCTGCTGGAGGTCGTGGGCCTGGCCGACCGGGCGGACGCGCCGATGGGGTCGCTGTCGGGCGGCATGAAGCGGCGCGTGGGCTTCGCGCAGAGCCTGATGGCCGACCCCGAGGTGCTGCTCCTGGACGAGCCCACCACCGGGCTCGACCCCGAGCAGCGCGCGGCCATGCGCGCCGTGATCGCCGCGCAGGAGCGAGCGGGCGTGACCGTGGTCAGCAGCCACCTGATCGAGGACATCTCGACCCTGGCCGACCGCCTGATCGTCCTCGAGCAGGGCCGGGTGCTGTTCGACGACAGCATGGAGGCCTTCCGGAGGACGGCCGAGGGGACCGACGAGGAGCGCTTCCTGCGGCTGCTGACCACGGAGCGCCGCTCATGA
- a CDS encoding XdhC family protein, which yields MREVLPQLLRWWEAGETVGMGTVVATFRSAPRPPGASMLVGPDASAVGSVSGGCVEGAVYDLAQEVITSGTPTLQRYGVSDDDAFAVGLTCGGILDVYVEKVNRQTFPELGEIAVDIEDGRPVAVATVVDHPDPSYVGRRMVVRPEQAPAGTLGSPRIDAAVHDDALGLLASGHHGTLTYGPDGERRGEGMRVFVWAFAPAPRMLVFGAIDFAAAVARVGGFLGYHVTVCDARPVFATTSRFPGADEVVVEWPHRYLAAEQEAGRIDARTVITVLTHDPKFDVPLLEVALRLPEVGYVGAMGSRRTHEDRIERLREAGLTDVELAGLRSPIGLDLGARTPEETAISIAAEIVAGRWGGSGEPLGVLSGRIHA from the coding sequence ATGCGTGAGGTCCTGCCCCAGCTGCTGCGGTGGTGGGAGGCCGGGGAGACGGTCGGGATGGGCACCGTCGTGGCCACCTTCCGCTCCGCCCCACGGCCGCCGGGCGCCTCGATGCTGGTCGGGCCGGACGCGTCCGCGGTCGGCTCGGTCTCCGGCGGCTGCGTGGAGGGCGCGGTCTACGACCTGGCCCAGGAGGTCATCACCTCCGGCACGCCGACCCTGCAGCGCTACGGCGTCTCCGACGACGACGCCTTCGCGGTCGGCCTCACCTGCGGCGGCATCCTCGACGTCTACGTCGAGAAGGTGAACCGGCAGACCTTCCCCGAGCTCGGCGAGATCGCCGTCGACATCGAGGACGGACGGCCGGTGGCGGTGGCCACCGTCGTCGACCATCCCGACCCGTCGTACGTCGGCCGGCGGATGGTCGTGCGTCCCGAGCAGGCGCCGGCGGGCACCCTCGGCAGTCCTCGCATCGACGCCGCGGTGCACGACGACGCGCTCGGCCTGCTGGCATCGGGTCACCACGGCACGCTGACCTACGGCCCCGACGGCGAGCGGCGCGGCGAGGGGATGCGGGTGTTCGTGTGGGCGTTCGCGCCGGCGCCGCGGATGCTGGTCTTCGGCGCGATCGACTTCGCCGCGGCGGTGGCGCGGGTCGGCGGCTTCCTGGGCTACCACGTGACGGTCTGCGACGCGCGGCCCGTGTTCGCCACGACCAGCCGGTTTCCGGGGGCCGACGAGGTCGTCGTGGAGTGGCCGCACCGCTATCTCGCCGCGGAGCAGGAGGCGGGGCGGATCGACGCCCGCACGGTGATCACCGTGCTGACCCACGACCCGAAGTTCGACGTGCCGCTGCTGGAGGTGGCGCTGCGGCTGCCCGAGGTCGGGTACGTCGGCGCGATGGGCTCGCGCCGTACCCACGAGGACCGGATCGAGCGTCTCCGCGAGGCCGGCCTCACCGACGTCGAGCTGGCCGGCCTGCGCAGCCCGATCGGCCTCGACCTCGGCGCCCGCACGCCCGAGGAGACCGCGATCAGCATCGCCGCCGAGATCGTCGCCGGCCGCTGGGGCGGCTCGGGGGAGCCGCTCGGCGTGCTCTCGGGCCGCATCCACGCCTGA
- a CDS encoding helix-turn-helix transcriptional regulator, giving the protein MALPSAVGTPHSEVTGTRGRVLVAIRTAAAPVTVDDLATGLDLHPNTVRFHATALEDAGLVLHESRPTGGKGRPRAVYLPTPQGTRSGQRNYRLLADVLVEDLAATAPDPAEAAHAAGRAWGTRLAAARSRGRRTTPGAAVAVLAEMGFDPEPRPVRRPREIHLLNCPFRELVDSHQELVCALHGGMLAGLLDVPEGDDPLLRPFATPTSCLVRVP; this is encoded by the coding sequence ATGGCCCTTCCCTCCGCGGTCGGCACTCCCCACAGCGAGGTGACCGGCACCCGCGGCCGGGTGCTGGTCGCGATCCGCACCGCCGCGGCGCCGGTGACCGTCGACGACCTGGCGACCGGCCTGGATCTCCACCCCAACACCGTGCGATTCCACGCCACCGCCCTGGAGGACGCCGGCCTCGTCCTGCACGAGTCCCGGCCGACGGGCGGCAAGGGCCGCCCGCGCGCTGTCTACCTTCCCACCCCGCAGGGGACGCGCAGCGGCCAACGCAACTACCGGCTGCTCGCCGACGTGCTCGTCGAGGACCTCGCCGCGACCGCGCCCGACCCGGCCGAGGCGGCCCACGCCGCCGGCCGCGCCTGGGGCACGCGGCTGGCCGCGGCGCGCTCCCGCGGCCGTCGTACGACACCGGGCGCCGCGGTCGCCGTCCTCGCCGAGATGGGATTCGACCCCGAGCCGCGGCCGGTACGCCGCCCCCGCGAGATCCACCTGCTCAACTGCCCGTTCCGCGAGCTCGTCGACTCCCACCAGGAGCTGGTGTGTGCGCTGCACGGCGGCATGCTCGCGGGCCTGCTCGACGTACCCGAGGGGGACGATCCGCTGCTCCGGCCGTTCGCGACGCCGACGAGCTGTCTGGTCCGGGTGCCCTGA
- a CDS encoding AAA family ATPase — MDTRVADLARRLEETGYLCDDELATVLFLSLEMSRPLLLEGEPGTGKTALAEAIAEALDQPLIRLQCYEGIDATQALYDWDFPRQILHLRALEALSGGSRGDVEEAEKSLYDERFLLARPVLAALQQSPAVLLIDEVDRADDEFEAFLLEVLSTFQVTIPELGTVQAATPPTVVLTSNRTRELHDALKRRCLYHWIDHPGLEREVAIVRRRAPEVSAALARQVVEVVQQLRAGGDLLKPPGVAETLDWARALQHLGTAELDVESAARTLGALVKYRDDAERVRAALERMLAR, encoded by the coding sequence ATGGACACCCGCGTCGCCGATCTCGCGCGCCGGCTGGAGGAGACCGGCTACCTCTGTGACGACGAGCTGGCGACGGTGCTCTTCCTGTCGCTCGAGATGTCCCGGCCGCTGCTCCTGGAGGGCGAGCCCGGGACGGGCAAGACCGCGCTGGCGGAGGCGATCGCGGAGGCGCTCGACCAGCCGCTGATCCGGTTGCAGTGCTACGAGGGGATCGACGCCACGCAGGCGCTCTACGACTGGGACTTCCCGCGCCAGATCCTGCACCTGCGCGCCCTGGAGGCGCTGTCCGGCGGCAGCCGCGGCGACGTCGAGGAGGCCGAGAAGAGCCTGTACGACGAGCGGTTCCTCCTGGCGCGACCGGTGCTGGCCGCGCTGCAGCAGAGCCCGGCGGTGCTGCTCATCGACGAGGTGGACCGTGCCGACGACGAGTTCGAGGCGTTCCTCCTGGAGGTGCTCTCGACCTTCCAGGTGACCATCCCCGAGCTCGGCACCGTCCAGGCGGCCACGCCGCCCACCGTCGTCCTGACCTCCAACCGCACCCGTGAGCTGCACGACGCGCTCAAGCGCCGCTGCCTCTACCACTGGATCGACCACCCGGGCCTGGAGCGCGAGGTGGCGATCGTGCGTCGCCGGGCGCCGGAGGTGAGCGCGGCCCTGGCCCGGCAGGTGGTCGAGGTGGTCCAGCAGCTGCGCGCCGGCGGCGACCTGCTCAAGCCGCCCGGCGTGGCCGAGACCCTCGACTGGGCGCGCGCCCTGCAGCACCTCGGCACCGCCGAGCTCGACGTCGAGAGCGCGGCGAGGACCCTCGGCGCGCTGGTGAAGTACCGCGACGACGCCGAGCGGGTGCGCGCCGCGCTCGAGCGGATGCTGGCGCGATGA
- a CDS encoding MaoC family dehydratase, whose product MRVFTTFDELIAASGEVLGTGDWVEITQERVDRFAEATGDHQWIHVDVERAKEGPFGGTIAHGYLTLSLIPWLGQSIFGLETPGAKLNYGINKVRFPNPVLVGRRIRLTVTLAEVTELASGYQLTLKHVIEIEGEDKPAAVAETVVLLLP is encoded by the coding sequence ATGCGGGTCTTCACCACCTTCGACGAGCTGATCGCCGCCAGCGGGGAGGTCCTCGGCACCGGCGACTGGGTCGAGATCACCCAGGAGCGGGTGGACCGGTTCGCCGAGGCGACCGGCGACCACCAGTGGATCCACGTCGACGTCGAGCGCGCGAAGGAGGGCCCGTTCGGCGGCACCATCGCCCACGGCTACCTCACCCTGTCGCTGATCCCCTGGCTCGGCCAGTCGATCTTCGGCCTGGAGACCCCGGGCGCCAAGCTGAACTACGGCATCAACAAGGTGCGCTTCCCGAACCCGGTGCTGGTCGGCAGGCGGATCCGGCTCACCGTCACCCTGGCCGAGGTCACCGAGCTCGCCAGCGGCTACCAGCTCACCCTCAAGCACGTCATCGAGATCGAGGGCGAGGACAAGCCCGCCGCGGTCGCGGAGACCGTGGTGCTCCTGCTGCCCTGA
- a CDS encoding CaiB/BaiF CoA transferase family protein has translation MSAPLDDVLVLDLTRALAGPHAAMMLGDLGARVIKVESPTGDDTRTWGPPFVEPTEGQRESTYFLSANRNKESITLDLKDPADQDVLARLVERADVLMENFRVGVLDRLGFPVSRLHELNPRLVVLQITGFGHDGPEAQRSGFDQIAQGEGGLMSLTGLTEPTKVGVPIADLLAGMNGAYGVVSALYERERTGRGRVVRTSLLAGMVGVHAFQGTKWTVAKEVPGLAGGHHPSIAPYGMFATATAPVQIACGSEKLWQAFAAEFGIDPAEPGLATNPERVTHRDRTIALVESVLAELTAEEALARLDGAGVPAGKVRTLDDVYDWEQTRSQGLLIDVDHATLGAVQLPGPTLRFDDNAYAGGREQHVAPPTLGQHNDEIRAWLDS, from the coding sequence ATGTCCGCGCCTCTCGACGACGTCCTGGTCCTCGACCTCACCCGCGCCCTCGCCGGCCCCCATGCGGCGATGATGCTGGGCGACCTGGGGGCCCGGGTGATCAAGGTCGAGAGCCCGACCGGCGACGACACCCGGACCTGGGGCCCGCCGTTCGTGGAGCCCACGGAGGGGCAGCGGGAGTCGACGTACTTCCTCTCGGCGAACCGCAACAAGGAGTCGATCACCCTCGACCTCAAGGACCCCGCCGACCAGGACGTGCTGGCCCGGCTGGTCGAGCGCGCCGACGTGCTGATGGAGAACTTCCGGGTCGGCGTGCTGGACCGGCTCGGCTTCCCGGTCTCCCGCCTGCACGAGCTCAACCCGCGGCTGGTCGTCCTGCAGATCACCGGCTTCGGCCACGACGGCCCCGAGGCGCAGCGCTCCGGCTTCGACCAGATCGCACAGGGCGAGGGCGGCCTGATGTCGCTGACCGGGCTGACCGAGCCGACCAAGGTCGGCGTGCCGATCGCCGACCTGCTGGCCGGCATGAACGGTGCGTACGGCGTCGTGTCGGCCCTCTACGAGCGCGAGCGCACCGGCCGCGGCCGCGTGGTCCGCACCTCCCTGCTCGCCGGCATGGTCGGCGTCCACGCCTTCCAGGGCACCAAGTGGACGGTCGCGAAGGAGGTCCCCGGCCTGGCCGGCGGCCACCACCCCTCGATCGCGCCCTACGGCATGTTCGCCACGGCGACCGCGCCGGTGCAGATCGCCTGCGGCTCGGAGAAGCTGTGGCAGGCCTTCGCCGCCGAGTTCGGCATCGACCCCGCCGAGCCCGGCCTCGCCACCAACCCGGAGCGCGTCACCCACCGGGACCGGACCATCGCGCTGGTCGAGAGCGTGCTGGCCGAGCTGACCGCCGAGGAGGCGCTCGCGCGGCTCGACGGCGCCGGCGTCCCCGCAGGCAAGGTGCGCACCCTCGACGACGTCTACGACTGGGAGCAGACCCGCTCCCAGGGCCTGCTCATCGACGTCGACCACGCCACGCTCGGCGCCGTCCAGCTCCCGGGCCCGACGCTGCGCTTCGACGACAACGCGTACGCCGGCGGGCGCGAGCAGCACGTCGCGCCGCCGACCCTCGGGCAGCACAACGACGAGATCCGCGCCTGGCTCGACAGCTGA
- a CDS encoding nucleotidyltransferase family protein produces MSTVRGLLLAAGAGTRMGMPKALVRDDDGRSWLTRSVQVLRDGGCAGVTVVLGAAADEAEGVLADGPADLAAVEVVRAHAWEAGMGASLRAGLRILADHDGDAALIHLVDLPDVTAEVVARVLAEGAGSGTAALARASYDGVPGHPVLLGRDHWEPVAESAAGDRGAREYLAAHDPLLIECGDLATGADVDHRRNPR; encoded by the coding sequence GTGAGCACCGTGCGCGGCCTCCTCCTCGCCGCCGGCGCGGGGACCCGGATGGGCATGCCGAAGGCCCTGGTCCGCGACGACGACGGCCGGTCCTGGCTGACCCGGTCGGTCCAGGTGCTGCGCGACGGCGGCTGTGCCGGTGTGACGGTGGTCCTCGGCGCGGCCGCCGACGAGGCAGAGGGGGTGCTGGCCGACGGCCCGGCCGACCTCGCCGCCGTCGAGGTCGTCCGCGCGCACGCGTGGGAGGCGGGCATGGGCGCGTCCCTGCGCGCCGGACTCCGGATCCTCGCCGACCACGACGGGGACGCCGCGCTGATCCACCTCGTCGACCTCCCCGACGTGACCGCGGAGGTCGTCGCCCGGGTCCTCGCCGAGGGCGCGGGCAGCGGCACCGCGGCGCTCGCCCGGGCGTCGTACGACGGCGTGCCGGGCCACCCGGTCCTGCTGGGCCGCGACCACTGGGAGCCGGTCGCCGAGAGCGCGGCGGGGGACCGGGGCGCCCGGGAGTACCTCGCCGCCCACGACCCGCTGCTGATCGAGTGCGGCGACCTCGCCACCGGAGCAGACGTCGATCACCGACGCAATCCCCGTTGA
- a CDS encoding helix-turn-helix domain-containing protein codes for MDELDQRRRLALAAWTSWIEEGDGAAASVRPEILDSWVRSGASVARDVGHAPLADESETRSFWQGSPLQIAVERVEEELRRTAEDGDLVLAVTDPDTRVLWTYGGRVMRRKAETVNFVPSARWDDRSVGTNALDLANRLDRPSMVFSAEHYAPIVHNWVCWAAPLHDPVSGAKLGVLDISTTWDRTHPIGLATARVLARLVEQALPRTHQYAGDPAAEDIVEPGLVLSLLGTAEARVDGQRLLLNRRQTEILSLLALHPDGLSLDQLHAMLYGDHAVTFSTLKAEVSHLRQALAGQLASRPYRLLMPIATDVDHVLTLLRRGDVATAVDAYGGDLLPGTDSPALVEMGEYVAVAVREALLGDPQPDAVLRYSELAPYDTAVLEACLAQLEGEGRLRHPAIPLIKARLAVADA; via the coding sequence ATGGACGAGCTCGACCAGCGCCGGCGCCTGGCGCTGGCCGCCTGGACCAGCTGGATCGAGGAGGGCGACGGGGCCGCGGCCTCGGTCCGGCCCGAGATCCTCGACAGCTGGGTGCGCTCGGGCGCCTCCGTCGCCCGCGACGTCGGCCACGCCCCGCTGGCCGACGAGTCCGAGACCCGGTCCTTCTGGCAGGGCTCGCCCCTCCAGATCGCCGTGGAGCGGGTCGAGGAGGAGCTGCGTCGTACCGCCGAGGACGGCGACCTCGTCCTCGCCGTCACCGATCCCGACACCCGCGTGCTGTGGACGTACGGCGGCCGCGTGATGCGCCGCAAGGCCGAGACGGTCAACTTCGTGCCCAGCGCGCGCTGGGACGACCGGTCCGTCGGCACCAACGCCCTCGACCTCGCCAACCGGCTGGACCGGCCGTCGATGGTGTTCAGCGCCGAGCACTACGCGCCGATCGTGCACAACTGGGTCTGCTGGGCCGCGCCGCTGCACGACCCGGTCAGCGGCGCCAAGCTGGGTGTCCTCGACATCTCGACCACCTGGGACCGCACCCACCCGATCGGGCTCGCGACCGCCCGGGTGCTCGCCCGGCTCGTCGAGCAGGCGCTGCCGCGCACCCACCAGTACGCCGGTGACCCGGCCGCCGAGGACATCGTCGAGCCCGGCCTGGTGCTGAGCCTGCTCGGGACCGCCGAGGCCCGGGTCGACGGCCAGCGGCTGCTGCTCAACCGCCGCCAGACCGAGATCCTCTCCCTGCTGGCGCTGCACCCCGACGGGCTCTCCCTCGACCAGCTCCACGCGATGCTCTACGGCGACCACGCGGTCACCTTCTCCACCCTCAAGGCCGAGGTCTCCCACCTGCGGCAGGCGCTGGCCGGCCAGCTCGCCTCGCGTCCCTACCGGCTGCTGATGCCGATCGCCACCGACGTCGACCACGTGCTGACCCTGCTGCGCCGCGGCGACGTCGCCACCGCCGTCGACGCGTACGGCGGCGACCTGCTGCCCGGCACCGACAGCCCGGCGCTCGTCGAGATGGGGGAGTACGTCGCCGTCGCCGTCCGCGAGGCGCTGCTCGGCGACCCGCAGCCCGATGCCGTGCTGCGCTACAGCGAGCTGGCGCCGTACGACACGGCGGTGCTGGAGGCCTGCCTGGCCCAGCTGGAGGGCGAGGGCCGGCTGCGGCACCCCGCGATCCCGCTGATCAAGGCGCGGCTCGCGGTCGCCGACGCCTGA
- a CDS encoding vWA domain-containing protein, translating to MIPAHDADEILLGFATALRAAGVPVTQDRTRAYLDAVALVGIGDRTATRAAGRATLCATPEDLERHDRVFDEWFHRDVVTPTSRPRTVQPQPAAALLPDDQDTTATAGQDDDPVRAAASAAEVLRHRDVATLDPVERARLAAMFATLPVRLPWRPTARRTPHRRGDVDASRTLRASLRRMGEPAEIHRRRRTTRPRRVVLLIDVSGSMSGYADALLRLAHRVTQAGPDRVEVFSLGTRLTHLTRALRRRDPDRAIAAAGDVVPDWSGGTRLGETLRAFLDRHGRRGMARGAVVVVFSDGWERGDAALLAEQVDRLRRIAHRVIWVNPHRGKDGYAPVQQGIVAVLPHVDAFLAGHSLATFDALLEEVGHA from the coding sequence GTGATTCCTGCCCACGACGCCGACGAGATCCTGCTCGGCTTCGCGACCGCGCTCCGGGCAGCGGGGGTGCCGGTGACCCAGGACCGCACCCGGGCCTACCTGGACGCCGTGGCGCTCGTCGGCATCGGCGACCGCACGGCGACCCGCGCGGCGGGGCGCGCCACGCTCTGCGCGACGCCGGAGGACCTCGAGCGCCACGACCGGGTCTTCGACGAGTGGTTCCACCGCGACGTCGTCACCCCGACGAGCAGGCCGCGGACCGTCCAGCCCCAGCCGGCCGCGGCGCTCCTGCCCGACGACCAGGACACGACAGCGACGGCGGGCCAGGACGACGACCCGGTGCGGGCCGCGGCCAGCGCCGCCGAGGTGCTGCGGCATCGCGACGTCGCGACCCTCGATCCGGTCGAGCGGGCCCGGCTCGCGGCGATGTTCGCGACGCTGCCGGTCCGGCTGCCGTGGCGGCCGACCGCGCGCCGTACCCCGCACCGGCGGGGCGACGTCGACGCGTCCCGCACACTGCGCGCGAGCCTGCGCCGGATGGGGGAGCCGGCCGAGATCCACCGCCGCCGGCGCACGACCCGCCCCCGGCGCGTGGTGCTGCTGATCGACGTGTCCGGCTCGATGAGCGGGTACGCCGACGCGCTGCTCCGCCTCGCCCACCGGGTCACGCAGGCCGGACCCGACCGGGTCGAGGTGTTCAGCCTCGGCACCCGGCTGACCCACCTCACCCGTGCACTGCGGCGCCGCGACCCGGACCGCGCGATCGCGGCGGCGGGCGACGTCGTACCGGACTGGTCCGGCGGCACCCGGCTCGGCGAGACGCTCCGGGCGTTCCTCGACCGGCACGGCCGTCGCGGGATGGCGAGGGGCGCCGTGGTGGTCGTCTTCAGCGACGGCTGGGAGCGTGGGGACGCCGCGTTGCTGGCCGAGCAGGTCGACCGGCTGCGCCGCATCGCGCACCGGGTGATCTGGGTCAACCCGCACCGCGGCAAGGACGGCTACGCCCCGGTGCAGCAGGGGATCGTCGCCGTCCTGCCCCATGTCGACGCGTTCCTGGCCGGCCACTCGCTGGCGACCTTCGACGCGCTGCTCGAGGAGGTCGGCCATGCGTGA
- a CDS encoding XRE family transcriptional regulator — MSGNYTARDAAALFDGSRLTLARQLAGLRKNELARIVDVTATAVAAWESGRSKPNPGNVANLSLGLGVDPGFFVARPVDQAAGTTTPHFRSLRSTSQMMRDQAHSYGQVAVEVAAALEVHAELPEIDVPRYPVSVEDPIEAVDEAARHARKAWNMAPGRAPHLIRLLENHGVLVVFSPSASASLDAFSFDSTVRPVVILNPIKRDFYRQRFDVAHELGHLVMHADADPGSKIVEDQAHRFASEFLLPATDIEPELPKGLNKGTWVRLSQLKEQWGVSMASLLYRAKVLGTLSDSSYRNAMVTMTQRGWRRAEPGLIASIEQPSLLPATVELLSSAGIDVDDIQTQCRVPVRLFETITSRAPGPIQEVADPSEAAAGNRNITSLLRF, encoded by the coding sequence GTGAGCGGCAACTACACGGCCAGAGACGCAGCTGCCTTGTTCGACGGCAGCCGGCTCACTTTGGCGCGTCAGCTAGCTGGACTACGCAAGAACGAACTCGCCCGCATCGTCGATGTGACCGCGACCGCAGTGGCAGCGTGGGAGTCCGGACGGTCGAAGCCAAACCCAGGTAACGTCGCGAACCTGTCACTCGGGCTCGGTGTCGACCCCGGATTCTTCGTCGCTCGACCCGTCGACCAGGCAGCTGGAACCACAACACCGCACTTTCGATCACTGCGGTCGACCAGTCAGATGATGCGCGACCAGGCCCATTCGTACGGACAGGTTGCCGTCGAGGTCGCAGCTGCCCTTGAGGTCCACGCCGAACTGCCCGAGATCGATGTCCCCCGCTACCCCGTCAGTGTTGAGGACCCGATCGAAGCTGTCGACGAGGCTGCCCGTCACGCTCGGAAGGCATGGAACATGGCGCCGGGGCGGGCGCCACACCTGATCCGATTGCTTGAGAACCATGGCGTACTTGTCGTCTTCAGCCCGTCGGCCTCAGCCAGTCTGGATGCGTTCTCCTTCGATTCCACGGTCCGACCAGTGGTGATCCTCAACCCGATCAAGCGCGACTTCTACCGTCAACGCTTCGACGTTGCTCATGAGCTCGGCCACCTGGTCATGCACGCTGATGCCGATCCCGGGTCCAAGATCGTCGAAGATCAGGCGCACCGGTTCGCTTCTGAGTTCCTTCTCCCTGCGACGGATATCGAGCCCGAACTCCCCAAAGGACTCAACAAGGGCACCTGGGTTCGGCTCAGCCAGCTCAAGGAGCAGTGGGGGGTCTCGATGGCCTCCTTGCTCTATCGGGCGAAGGTGCTAGGCACCCTTTCCGACTCGTCGTATCGGAATGCGATGGTCACAATGACCCAACGGGGCTGGCGGCGAGCGGAACCAGGATTGATCGCGAGCATCGAGCAACCGTCGCTGCTGCCCGCGACCGTCGAACTGCTGAGCTCGGCTGGCATCGATGTCGACGACATCCAAACTCAATGTCGCGTACCGGTGAGGCTGTTCGAGACCATCACCTCCCGCGCTCCAGGCCCCATTCAGGAAGTGGCCGACCCGAGCGAGGCGGCCGCAGGCAACCGGAACATAACGTCGCTGCTGAGATTCTGA